A single window of Aspergillus oryzae RIB40 DNA, chromosome 8 DNA harbors:
- a CDS encoding A4/G1 family peptidase (predicted protein), translating to MKPTHAYLTAALISGALAAPGSTLAQRMRHRSLDHLTLPLQGEGSATDSEARVAGAAVQYSNNWAGVVREQAPPEGPYTAVSATFTVPSATAVANQNGVQAGSVWVGIDGDTYAGAILQAGVDFYSDPTQQNHAWFEWYPAYATNFPNIEVNAGDTIVSTVRSNSPSEGIAIIENKSTGQTVSQTVTAPEPTATLAGQNAEWIVEDFQSGDTMVVLANFGEVEFSGAQAEAGNAKFGLKGGEVIELKQNNKVLTQTEVTGDQDMTVKFIGA from the coding sequence ATGAAGCCCACTCACGCCTATCTCACCGCTGCCCTCATCAGCGGAGCTCTAGCCGCCCCAGGCAGCACTCTCGCCCAACGCATGCGCCACAGATCACTAGACCACCTAACCCTCCCCCTGCAAGGCGAAGGCTCTGCCACAGACTCAGAAGCCAGGGTAGCGGGCGCCGCCGTCCAATACAGCAACAACTGGGCCGGGGTAGTACGCGAGCAAGCACCCCCCGAAGGCCCCTACACCGCCGTCTCGGCAACATTCACAGTCCCCAGCGCGACCGCCGTCGCCAACCAAAACGGAGTCCAAGCAGGTTCCGTCTGGGTTGGCATCGACGGAGACACCTACGCCGGGGCTATCCTGCAGGCCGGCGTGGACTTTTACTCCGATCCTACGCAGCAAAACCACGCCTGGTTCGAATGGTATCCGGCCTATGCGACCAATTTCCCGAACATTGAGGTCAACGCAGGCGATACTATCGTCTCTACCGTTCGATCCAATTCCCCGAGCGAGGGTATCGCTATTATAGAGAATAAATCCACCGGTCAGACGGTGTCGCAGACTGTCACTGCTCCTGAGCCGACGGCTACCTTGGCCGGCCAGAATGCAGAGTGGATTGTGGAAGACTTCCAGTCGGGCGATACGATGGTCGTCTTGGCTAACTTTGGGGAGGTGGAGTTCAGCGGTGCGCAGGCTGAAGCCGGAAATGCCAAGTTTGGGTTGAAGGGGGGAGAGGTTATTGAGCTGAAGCAGAACAATAAGGTGCTTACTCAAACTGAGGTTACGGGGGATCAGGACATGACGGTCAAGTTTATTGGAGCATGA
- a CDS encoding hemerythrin domain-containing protein (predicted protein), which yields MSLGPIETNHGISPELLPHGHPLVLKWTMECQMKLACADKLPTPDLLQTSAMDFLTASDVLGLIILRRIAWWSPNLSNGQNEAAAAPNESGSEEQKLPPLSLKDFGVYNRMAAQMDGFHNHFRLSWKDLQNACETNGKRSSGLKPKQLILTGLRFCSQLDFHHSIEEEHIFPVLARKMPEFRQKKTLLAQHKKIHRGLDELEQYLEKCRSGEEDLELTEMKRLMDAFGEVLWTHLDEEVRTLGAENMRKYWTLEEMRTLPM from the exons ATGTCACTTGGCCCAATTGAAACGAATCACGGGATTTCCCCCGAACTTCTTCCGCACGGCCACCCGCTAGTCCTGAAGTGGACTATGGAGTGCCAAATGAAGCTAGCGTGTGCGGACAAATTGCCGACTCCTGATTTGCTCCAGACTTCGGCAATGGATTTTCTTACAGCATCCGATGTGCTTGGGCTTATTATTCTCAGAAGAATT GCTTGGTGGTCTCCAAATTTGTCAAATGGTC AGAATGAAGCTGCTGCGGCTCCCAATGAGAGTGGGAGTGAAGAACAGAAGTTgccccctctttctctgaAAGACTTTGGCGTCTATAATCGTATGGCGGCACAGATGGATGGATTT CACAACCATTTTCGCCTGTCTTGGAAGGATCTCCAGAACGCATGCGAAACCAATGGAAAGCGGTCCAGCGGATTAAAGCCCAAACAACTGATACTCACTGGACTGCGTTTCTGCTCTCAGCTTGACTTCCACCACAGtattgaagaagagcatatATTTCCTGTGCTAGCTCGAAAGATGCCAGAGTTCCGACAGAAGAAGACTCTATTGGCACAACATAAGAAAATACATCGTGGACTGGACGAACTTGAACAGTACTTAGAGAAATGCCGCTCCGGCGAGGAAGACCTTGAACTGACAGAGATGAAACGACTAATGGACGCGTTTGGGGAAGTATTGTGGACgcatctggatgaagaggttcGGACTCTTGGTGCGGAGAATATGCGAAAGTACTGgacgttggaggagatgcgcACACTTCCTATGTGA
- a CDS encoding SDR family oxidoreductase (short-chain alcohol dehydrogenase of unknown specificity), which yields MSLRGKNVLLTGASMGIGQAIASALVEAGANVILFSRSENKLAHLKEKLLATSDVKVTYGTVDVGDYASVEAAVSSAIEEIGDIDILINNAGLALGAPSPFPELKVSDILTMNNTNINGYMFMAHAVLNQSMLRRKAGTILNITSVTGLEVPPFPGEAVYHANKACQEAFTNALRNELSGTDIRVLALRPGCVATNFHSLRVGHDKEMYDSFFEGYEPLVAPDIAQAAVYMLQQPPNLSVKALDIVPSAQRSLNVFDRSWNERRKDQ from the exons aTGTCGTTGCGCGGAAAGAATGTGCTTCTC ACAGGCGCCTCCATGGGCATTGGACAAGCCATCGCTTCTGCTCTGGTTGAAGCTGGGGCAAATGTGATTCTATTTTCACGTTCCGAG AACAAGCTGGCACATCTCAAAGAGAAGCTGTTGGCGACATCAGATGTTAAAGTCACATATGGAACCGTGGACGTCGGGGACTATGCCAGCGTCGAAGCAGCAGTGTCCTCAGCAATCGAAGAGATTGGAGATATCGATATTCTCATCAATAAC GCGGGTCTTGCCCTCGGCGCTCCGAGCCCATTCCCGGAGTTAAAAGTTTCAGACATCCTAACGATGAACAACACCAATATCAACGGGTACATGTTCATGGCTCATGCCGTACTGAATCAATCCATGCTTCGGCGGAAAGCAGGGACTATTTTAAACATTACCTCGGTGACAGGCTTGGAGGTTCCCCCATTTCCAGGCGAAGCCGTGTATCATGCCAACAAGGCGTGTCAAGAGGCCTTCACCAACGCTTTACGGAATGAGCTGAGTGGCACGGATATACGCGTGCTCGCACTGCGACCGGGATGTGTCGCGACGAATTTCCATTCGTTGCGCGTGGGTCATGACAAGGAGATGTATGATTCCTTCTTTGAAGGATATGA GCCACTCGTGGCGCCAGACATTGCACAGGCAGCCGTTTATATGCTCCAACAGCCACCGAATCTGTCCGTAAAGGCGTTGGATATTGTTCCTTCAG CACAACGCTCGTTGAATGTGTTTGACCGATCGTGGAATGAGCGGAGAAAAGACCAATGA
- a CDS encoding Zn(II)2Cys6 transcription factor domain-containing protein (predicted protein) yields MPPRRSHKKSRTGCIQCKKRRVKCDERGPPCSNCTTRGIECAYSSTPAGALMPNTVSASPSSPQVSISPNAIPSQSPPVTTHYDLRSLELMHKFSTETYYSLSSDALDHRVWQTTMPRKALEFDFLLDGILSIASLHTAATKPPLEARSYIDTALEYQNRALTPFRHALNNISPANCDAIYAYSLITIASRIAMPHLAIGDNEGPNMIENILHVFELLQGTTEISKMTRAWSSQMKQKKPSAV; encoded by the exons ATGCCGCCTCGGAGATCCCATAAGAAGTCACGCACTGGCTGCATCCAGTGTAAAAAGAGACGAGTAAAG TGTGACGAGCGCGGCCCACCTTGCAGTAACTGCACAACTCGTGGGATAGAATGCGCCTATTCCAGTACACCCGCTGGGGCCCTCATGCCAAACACAGTGTCAGCGAGCCCTAGCTCTCCGCAGGTGTCCATAAGCCCAAACGCCATTCCCAGTCAATCACCACCAGTCACCACACACTACGATCTCCGCTCATTAGAGCTCATGCACAAATTCTCAACAGAGACCTATTACAGTCTCTCCAGCGACGCCTTAGACCACCGAGTATGGCAAACCACCATGCCTCGCAAAGCACTTGAATTCGACTTCCTTCTAGACGGCATCCTATCAATTGCTTCACTGCACACCGCGGCAACAAAACCCCCCCTAGAAGCACGTTCATACATTGACACGGCACTAGAATACCAGAACCGAGCATTGACGCCCTTCCGACATGCTCTTAACAACATCTCGCCGGCGAACTGTGATGCCATCTATGCCTACTccctcatcaccatcgccaGTCGTATAGCAATGCCCCATTTAGCAATAGGGGATAACGAAGGTCCGAACATGATTGAAAACATCCTCCACGTCTTCGAGTTACTGCAAGGGACCACCGAGATCTCGAAAATGACTCGCGCATGGTCGTCGCAGA tgaaacagaagaagccTTCAGCCGTTTAA
- a CDS encoding glycoside hydrolase family 76 protein (predicted protein) yields MWSYFWHIAFTALLTLGRLTAGIQLDINDPNSIKDAAATAAYGMMTYYHGNESGQIPGKLPGTWWTGGEVFMALVQYWYWTGDTSYNDVTKQALIWQKGHNDYLPDNYTQDLGNDDQVFWGLAAMTAAELNFPEDEEVSWLALAQGVFNTQAEKWDPDTCHGGLRWQRNSWNGGYDLKNSVSNGGFFQLAARLARYTKNETYTEWAEKAFTWATSVPLIIEKGWTINDLVTVESNCQAPNQMQWSYNYGIYFNGAAYMYNLTNGDTKWKNVVEGLLNTTWRNFFPQEYGGNIMVEPCEPQKQGVVPCDGNQSTFKSLVTAWLAFTTTIMPETLDQILPKLQGSAEGAAKQCSGPSPDKICGQRWFLDKYDGVTGLREHMCALSVFTANMVPFKTGNRDQGPLTADTGGTSKGDPSAGTGSRKPEKDKPREITTGDRVGASIATVVVVGIWLGIAAFMVTGG; encoded by the exons ATGTGGTCATACTTCTGGCATATTGCATTTACAGCGTTGCTGACGCTAGGACGGCTTACCGCAGGCATTCAGCTTGATATCAATGATCCGA ATTCGATCAAAGATGCCGCCGCAACCGCCGCCTACGGGATGATGACCTATTATCACGGCAACGAATCCGGTCAAATTCCAGGGAAGCTTCCGGGCACATGGTGGACGGGTGGTGAGGTATTCATGGCACTGGTGCAGTACTGGTACTGGACAGGAGATACCTCATACAACGATGTTACCAAACAAGCCTTGATCTGGCAAAAAGGCCACAATGACTATCTACCGGACAATTATACCCAAGATTTGGGCAACGACGATCAGGTATTCTGGGGTCTCGCCGCGATGACTGCCGCCGAATTGAATTTccccgaagatgaagaggtgTCGTGGCTCGCACTGGCGCAAGGAGTGTTTAACACTCAGGCGGAGAAATGGGACCCGGATACTTGCCATGGTGGCCTGCGGTGGCAGAGAAATTCGTGGAATGGAGGGTACGATCTTAAGAATTCCGTCTCCAACGGAGGGTTCTTCCAGCTCGCTGCTCGTCTTGCACGATATACCAAGAATGAAACTTATACTGAGTGGGCAGAGAAGGCGTTCACCTGGGCCACATCTGTTCCTTTGATCATCGAGAAAGGGTGGACTATCAATGATCTGGTTACGGTGGAATCGAATTGCCAGGCACCTAACCAGATGCAATGGTCTTACAATTATGGCATCTACTTTAATGGTGCTGCGTACATGTATAACTTG ACCAATGGCGATACGAAATGGAAAAATGTCGTGGAAGGCTTATTGAATACTACATGGCGCAATTTCTTCCCACAGGAGTATGGGGGTAACATCATGGTTGAACCATGCGAGCCTCAAAAGCAAGGAGTTGTACCATGCGATGGCAATCAGTCCACATTCAAGAGTTTGGTCACCGCTTGGCTCGCCTTCACGACCACTATCATGCCCGAGACACTGGACCAGATCTTGCCCAAATTACAGGGGTCTGCAGAGGGAGCAGCAAAACAGTGTTCCGGACCCTCCCCAGACAAGATATGTGGACAGCGATGGTTTCTTGATAAATACGATGGGGTCACCGGCCTCCGTGAGCATATGTGTGCGTTGAGCGTTTTCACTGCGAATATGGTTCCATTCAAGACCGGAAACCGTGATCAAGGTCCATTGACGGCGGACACTGGAGGAACTAGCAAAGGTGATCCGAGTGCAGGAACGGGGAGTCGCAAACCGGAGAAGGACAAGCCACGAGAGATAACGACAGGAGACCGTGTCGGCGCCAGCATTGCGacggtggttgttgtgggtATATGGCTTGGAATAGCGGCCTTTATGGTGACTGGGGGTTGA